TCCGAACTGATTTGAAAACTGCGCGCGGTACCGATGCCATGCGCGGTTACCCCCATGGCGACTCCCTTGATGCTGTCGTCTCGAATGCCCAACCACTGAAACACCTTCACACCAATCACGGCACCGAGAATACCGGTTACCACCACCAATACGGCCGTCAACGACGGTAAGCCTCCGATCTTTTCGGAAATCCCCATTGCAATCGGCACCGTTACTGACTTTGGTGCCAGCGACAATAAGGTTTCCAGGCTCGCGCCGGTAACGTGCGCAATGGCAATCGAGCTGATTGCACCCGTCAACACCCCGGCCAACAAACCGAACGTCACCGGCAACCAGATTTTTTTCAATTTCGGGAACTGCTGATACAGGGGAATCGCCAGCGCCACGGTCGCCGGCCCCAGCAAGAAATGAATGAACTGCCCGCCTTCGAAGTAGGCTTCGTAATCCATCTCGGACAGGGTTAAAAATACGATCAGTAAGCCGATGGCGGTAATAACCGGATGCAGCAGGACATTTCGGTTCATACGCTCATACAACTTCAGCGCTAAGGTGTAGGCCACCAACGTCATCGTCAAACCGGTCAACGGCGAAGCCGACAGGTAGACCCAGAGATAAGTCAAATCACTTTCCGCCATCACCCGCCGCCTTTTTCGCCAATCGTTTTTGCGACCATTGCATCACCCACCACATGGTCAGGGCGGTTGTCACCATCGTAATCACGGTGCTGAGCAACAGCGTCAAACCGATGGGCAGCCATTCACTGGCAATACGGTGAAAATACACCATAATGCCGACCCCGGCCGGCACAAACAGTAACGACAAGTGACTCAACAAACCGTCGGACACCTCATCCAACGCTTCGGAGCTGCGCCCTCGCCACAGTAGTGCGGCAAACAACAGCATCATGCCGATGACCGGCCCGGGCACCGGCAGATTCAATACAATCGCCAACGACTCGCCTACAAGCTGAAAAATCAGCAACCAAGTTATTCCGTATAAAAACTTCATTTTCGATTTCCAAACGTTTCCATGAATCCATCTCGTGCAAAGCTCTCATTATAACTTTCAAGACGAATTGACACAGTTTTGGAATAAAAAAAACCGCCAGGCCTGGCGGTTTAAACAACGGAAAGCTTAAGTGGTCACTTTTCGATCGGTTTCACATTCGGTTCGCCGACCATCAACGTCAGCATTTTGTTTGGATGGATATGCTTACGCCAGGCGTTAAGGACGTCTTCCTTGGTCAGTTCCGCCATCTTTTTCGGAAAACGCTCCAAGTAATCCAGCGGCAAATCGTAAAAGCCGATCATCGCAATGTATCCGGCGATTTTTGAATTGCTATCGATGCGAAGCGGAAAGCCACCAATCAGGTTACTTTTAATTTCGGCCAACTTCTCATCCGGAAAATCCTTCATAAACTGCGCCAACGTTTGTTTGACGACTTCATCCGCTTCTTTGGCCGAAGCGTTTTTGGTGGACAAGCCGATTTGGAATGGCCCCGGCACTTTCATCGGATAAAAGCCGCTCGACACCCCATACACCAAGCCGCGTTTCTCACGCACTTCTTCCATTAACAACGACCCGAAGCCGCTGCCACCCAACAGATGGTTGCCGAGAAAGAGCGCATAATAGTCCGGGTCTCCGCGCTCCACACCCAATTGCGCCAAGGTATAGTACGTCTGGGTCGAGCCGAAACGGATGATTTTCGCCTGAGCTTTATCCAGCGGCTTAGGCTGCGGCAACGCCGCCGCTTTTTCGCCGGTCGCCAAGGAACGGGTCAAATCTTCCGCCATTTGCTCGGCCTGCTTGCGATCCACCGCGCCGACGATGGTCACTTGCGCATTGGCGGCCACATAATAACGCTTGTAAAAGGCCTTCAAATCCTCCACCGTCAAGGCCTCGACTGTTTTCAAGGTGCCCGGTACCGGATGAGCGTATGGGTGGTCGCCGTAGAGCTTCGCCCAGAGTTCATCCGACAACATCGCTTGCGGCTTGACGGTTTTTTGCTTCAAACCGGTCATCAGACGCGCTTTTTCACGCGCCATAATGTTTTGGCGAAACACCGGTTGCCCGACGATCTCGGCAAACAGCTTCATCGCCGGCGTCAAAATTTCCGACCGCGTCAGACTGCGTAAATGAATGCTGGCGGAATCGCGCCCTGCATTGGAACCGATTTGCACGCCCAAGTCGTTAAAGGCTTCAGAGATCTGATTTTCGTCATGCTCCGGCGTCGCCGTACCCAATAAATTCGAGGTAAAGGAGGCCACGCCCCATTGGTCGCCGTCTCGTGCCGAACCGGCATCGAACATTAATTCCACATCCACCATCGGCAGTTGCGGCGCATGGACGTACATCACCTTGGTGCCTTTGGCGGTCTGCCAAGTTTGAATATCGACTTTCGCCCAGGCCTGGGTACTTAACAAGCAGGCAAACGCGAATGCCCACACAGTCAGTTGCTTCATTCTCGTCACTATCGAACCCCTCCTTCCATCACCGGTACACTCGGGGTTTGCACGCCTTCCCCATTCGGCAGCAAGGTCGCCACCGTGACTTTATCGCGCGTCAGGTATTTTTTCGCCACGGCTTGCACCGCCTCCGGCGTGACCTGACGTAAATTTTCAACCCAGTTATCGTAGGTTTCGGTCGGCAATCCGATGCTGACCAGCGAGCCCAAGATCATCGCTTGAGATTGAATCGAATCCTGGTGAAACACATACTGGGCTTCACTTTGCGCCAGCACCCGTTTCAGTTCGTCTTCAGAAATCGGCTGTTGTTGCAACTGCTCGATTTGCTCCCAAAGCGCGGCTTCGGCTTCTTTCAACGTCTTGCCTTCCGAAGGCGTGATATTCACCATAAACAGGCTTTCCAGACGGCTGGTTTCATCGTAACTGGCGCCGGCGGACACCGCGACTTTGGAACCACGCACCAAGTGGCGCGGCAAACGCGCGCTGTCACCGCCGTCCAAAACACTGTTCAACACCGAAAGCGCATAGACTTCCTGACTGTCTTTAGCCGTCACCAACGACGGCGCATGGAAGCCCATAATCAAGCTCGGCGATTTGGTCGCGCCCTTCATCTGAATGCGGCGCTCGCCTTCCTGTTCGATTTCCACACGCGGTTTTGGCGGGGTAATGGTTTCCGGCTTATGCGCGCCGTAATAGCGTTTCGCCCATTCGTAGACCTGCTTCGGGTCGACGTCACCGACCACCACTAAGGTGGCGTTATTCGGCGCATACCACTGTTGATACCATTGCTGTAAGTCGTCGACCGTATAGGCACGGATGTCCGACATCCAGCCAATAACCGGATGATGCTGCGGACTGTTCACATAGGCCGACGCTTTGAACAATTCATAGAGTTTGGAACCCGGGCGGTCTTCAACACGCCAGCGGCGTTCTTCGGTCACCACATCACGCTCTTTTTGAAACTCCTCGTCTTTAATGACCAGGTTGCGCATGCGGTCCGATTCCAACTCCATGACTTTTTCCAGATTCTGAGTGCCGACGACTTGATAGTAAGCGGTGTAGTCATTCGACGTAAAAGCGTTATCCTGACCGCCCAACTTCGACACGACTTTGGAGAATTCACCCGGTTCCAACGACTCCGTCCCTTTGAACATCATGTGCTCCAGCATATGCGAAATGCCGGTAATGCCACCGTATTCATAATTGGAACCGACCCGGTACCAGACCTGCTGTACCACAACCGGCGCACGATGATCTTCTTTGACCAGCACTTGCATGCCGTTGTCGAGTTTGAACTTCGATATACTGGCTTGAGCCGGCCATGCCAGCGCCATCACCAGACCGAATAATCCAATTCTCACCATAGGGGAATCTCCTAAAATTAAACGAATTTCATTTATAATAACGTAATTGATTGCCGCAAGTATTGACGAAGCTTTAAAACAGGAAGCGACATGTTCAGTTTTTTAAAACGCAAAGACAAACCGTCATCCGACGAAACCCAGCCAAACGATTCAACCAGCCCCCCGGAAAACCCGGACACATCCATCGAAGCCCCCAATCCGGTCGAGACCCACGACGAGATGCCGGCACCGCCATCCGATAAAGCGGAAGATGCAGACGAAACGCCTCGCAAACCCGGCCTGTTCACCCGGCTGAAAAACAGCCTGAGTAAAACGCGTCGTAACTTTACCGACAGTCTGTCGACCTTGGTCATGGGGCGCAAAGAAATCGATGCGGATTTACTGGATGAGCTGGAAATGATTCTACTCACCGCCGATGTGGGTGTCGAAGCCACCGACAAAATTATCCAAAACCTGACGGACCAAGTCTCGCGCAAAGAGCTTAAAGAACCCGAAGCGTTAATTCAAGCACTAAAAAACCAATTGGAAGCGTTATTGGAACCGGTTTCGCAGCCTCTGAGCCTTTCAAACGACGACGGGCCCTTTGTGATTTTAATGGTCGGCGTCAACGGCGTCGGCAAAACCACCACCATTGGCAAGCTGGCGAAAAAATTCCAAAACGAAGGTAAGTCCGTAATGCTGGCGGCCGGGGACACCTTCCGCGCCGCCGCTGTAGAACAATTGGAAACCTGGGGCGAACGCAACCAAGTGCCGGTCATTGCCCAGAAAACCGGAGCCGATTCCGCCGCCGTCATTTTCGACGCCATTCAATCCGCCACCGCGAAAAAAGTCGATGTCCTCATTGCCGATACCGCCGGACGCTTGCACACGCAAGCCAACTTGATGGAAGAACTGAAAAAGGTCAAGCGCGTCATTCAAAAGGTCAACCCCAACGCACCACACGAAGTCATGCTGGTACTCGATGCCGGCACCGGGCAAAATGCCCTGAGCCAAGCACAGCAATTCCATGAAGCGGTCGATTTGACTGGATTGACCCTGACCAAACTGGACGGCACCGCCAAAGGGGGGATTGTCTTCGCCCTGGCCGAACAACTCGGCATTCCGGTTCGTTTTATTGGGGTCGGCGAAGCAATTGACGACTTGAGACCTTTCCAAGCCGATGAATTCGCTGAAGCGCTGTTCGATCAGACCGATAGCTGATTTCCATGAACCTGCCGGACACGGATAACGCCCATTACCATTACGCCTTTAAAAAAGGCTATCGCCTGGCCTTGGATGGTAAGCCCATGTCGCACATGCCCAGCAGCATCCGCCGGGATGCCGCTTTACGGGAATACTTTCAAATGGGCTGGAACCAACTGCAGGAAGAGGTCGCCAACGGCGAAGAGGACGATGCCAAAACACCTTGGCGAAGTCGTTTTGCCTGGTTCATGATGATGATGCTCGCCGGCATCGGCACCGCATCACTGATGATTACGCAAATCAACGACAAAAAAGCCGAACAACAAGCCCGTATCGATGCCCCGGCGAATGCTGAAACCGCCAGGCCTGGCGAAAATACCGCTTCCAAGGCCCCGGAAGTGAAATCGGAGCCATCTCCCGACCCCACCATTGACACCGCCATGAATACCGCGGATTTAAGCCTAATCGAAACCCCACCAGCCAACTCAACTTCTTTGCCTGAAATACCTTCTCCAGAAGCCATGACACCCAAAGCGCCCACCGAACCATCACCTTCGCATCCAGAGAAAACAGAGGCAACAAACGATGGTTTGTCATTGCTCTCCCCTCAGGCACGGCAAGATTTAGCCCAAACGCGCGAAGAAGTCCTTTATAATCAATCGGAAAAACGCGTTTCCATGGCTCCGGTTCAAGCCAGCGACATTCGAATTGAACAAGCCGTTTTGGCTGAAGAGGTGTCGAACCTAACACCAACTCAACCGCTTGGCCCCTTCGTACCGAAGTATGTACGGAAAGTGTTTTTCTTTACCCAAGTCGACCATGCCGCCGACCAGACGATATACCATCGCTGGATTTACAAAGACCGGGTGATGGCCACGGTGCCGTTGAAAATCACCAGCCAACGCTTCCGGACCTGGTCCAGCAAGCGCCTGAGCAGTGCCTGGCCGGGACAATGGCATGTCGAGGTATTGGATAAC
The nucleotide sequence above comes from Hydrogenovibrio thermophilus. Encoded proteins:
- a CDS encoding LrgB family protein, which encodes MAESDLTYLWVYLSASPLTGLTMTLVAYTLALKLYERMNRNVLLHPVITAIGLLIVFLTLSEMDYEAYFEGGQFIHFLLGPATVALAIPLYQQFPKLKKIWLPVTFGLLAGVLTGAISSIAIAHVTGASLETLLSLAPKSVTVPIAMGISEKIGGLPSLTAVLVVVTGILGAVIGVKVFQWLGIRDDSIKGVAMGVTAHGIGTARSFQISSEMGAFSGLAMALSAVLTAIVLPTLVPLLHWLALF
- a CDS encoding CidA/LrgA family protein; the encoded protein is MKFLYGITWLLIFQLVGESLAIVLNLPVPGPVIGMMLLFAALLWRGRSSEALDEVSDGLLSHLSLLFVPAGVGIMVYFHRIASEWLPIGLTLLLSTVITMVTTALTMWWVMQWSQKRLAKKAAGDGGK
- a CDS encoding M16 family metallopeptidase: MKQLTVWAFAFACLLSTQAWAKVDIQTWQTAKGTKVMYVHAPQLPMVDVELMFDAGSARDGDQWGVASFTSNLLGTATPEHDENQISEAFNDLGVQIGSNAGRDSASIHLRSLTRSEILTPAMKLFAEIVGQPVFRQNIMAREKARLMTGLKQKTVKPQAMLSDELWAKLYGDHPYAHPVPGTLKTVEALTVEDLKAFYKRYYVAANAQVTIVGAVDRKQAEQMAEDLTRSLATGEKAAALPQPKPLDKAQAKIIRFGSTQTYYTLAQLGVERGDPDYYALFLGNHLLGGSGFGSLLMEEVREKRGLVYGVSSGFYPMKVPGPFQIGLSTKNASAKEADEVVKQTLAQFMKDFPDEKLAEIKSNLIGGFPLRIDSNSKIAGYIAMIGFYDLPLDYLERFPKKMAELTKEDVLNAWRKHIHPNKMLTLMVGEPNVKPIEK
- a CDS encoding M16 family metallopeptidase, whose product is MVRIGLFGLVMALAWPAQASISKFKLDNGMQVLVKEDHRAPVVVQQVWYRVGSNYEYGGITGISHMLEHMMFKGTESLEPGEFSKVVSKLGGQDNAFTSNDYTAYYQVVGTQNLEKVMELESDRMRNLVIKDEEFQKERDVVTEERRWRVEDRPGSKLYELFKASAYVNSPQHHPVIGWMSDIRAYTVDDLQQWYQQWYAPNNATLVVVGDVDPKQVYEWAKRYYGAHKPETITPPKPRVEIEQEGERRIQMKGATKSPSLIMGFHAPSLVTAKDSQEVYALSVLNSVLDGGDSARLPRHLVRGSKVAVSAGASYDETSRLESLFMVNITPSEGKTLKEAEAALWEQIEQLQQQPISEDELKRVLAQSEAQYVFHQDSIQSQAMILGSLVSIGLPTETYDNWVENLRQVTPEAVQAVAKKYLTRDKVTVATLLPNGEGVQTPSVPVMEGGVR
- the ftsY gene encoding signal recognition particle-docking protein FtsY — encoded protein: MFSFLKRKDKPSSDETQPNDSTSPPENPDTSIEAPNPVETHDEMPAPPSDKAEDADETPRKPGLFTRLKNSLSKTRRNFTDSLSTLVMGRKEIDADLLDELEMILLTADVGVEATDKIIQNLTDQVSRKELKEPEALIQALKNQLEALLEPVSQPLSLSNDDGPFVILMVGVNGVGKTTTIGKLAKKFQNEGKSVMLAAGDTFRAAAVEQLETWGERNQVPVIAQKTGADSAAVIFDAIQSATAKKVDVLIADTAGRLHTQANLMEELKKVKRVIQKVNPNAPHEVMLVLDAGTGQNALSQAQQFHEAVDLTGLTLTKLDGTAKGGIVFALAEQLGIPVRFIGVGEAIDDLRPFQADEFAEALFDQTDS
- a CDS encoding DUF2914 domain-containing protein, whose protein sequence is MNLPDTDNAHYHYAFKKGYRLALDGKPMSHMPSSIRRDAALREYFQMGWNQLQEEVANGEEDDAKTPWRSRFAWFMMMMLAGIGTASLMITQINDKKAEQQARIDAPANAETARPGENTASKAPEVKSEPSPDPTIDTAMNTADLSLIETPPANSTSLPEIPSPEAMTPKAPTEPSPSHPEKTEATNDGLSLLSPQARQDLAQTREEVLYNQSEKRVSMAPVQASDIRIEQAVLAEEVSNLTPTQPLGPFVPKYVRKVFFFTQVDHAADQTIYHRWIYKDRVMATVPLKITSQRFRTWSSKRLSSAWPGQWHVEVLDNQEQVIYRYSFNYITESERP